One genomic window of Hyperolius riggenbachi isolate aHypRig1 chromosome 7, aHypRig1.pri, whole genome shotgun sequence includes the following:
- the RPS15A gene encoding small ribosomal subunit protein uS8, whose amino-acid sequence MVRMNVLADALKSINNAEKRGKRQVLIRPCSKVIVRFLTVMMKHGYIGEFEIIDDHRAGKIVVNLTGRLNKCGVISPRFDVQLKDLEKWQNNLLPSRQFGYIVLTTSAGIMDHEEARRKHTGGKILGFFF is encoded by the exons ATGGTGCGCATGAACGTGCTTGCGGATGCACTTAAAAGCATCAATAATGCAGAGAAACGTGGCAAGCGTCAGGTCCTCATCAGGCCGTGCTCTAAAGTGATTGTGCGCTTCCTTACAGTGATGATGAAGCATG GCTACATTGGGGAGTTTGAAATAATTGATGATCACAGGGCCGGAAAAATTGTTGTCAATCTTACAGGCAGGCTTAACAAG TGTGGCGTCATTAGCCCCAGATTTGATGTGCAGCTGAaggatctggagaagtggcagaaCAATCTCCTCCCTTCACGTCAGTTTGG gtACATTGTGCTCACAACTTCTGCTGGCATTATGGACCATGAGGAAGCAAGGCGAAAACACACAGGAGGCAAAATCCTGGGATTCTTTTTCTAA